Proteins from a single region of Dyadobacter fanqingshengii:
- the thiS gene encoding sulfur carrier protein ThiS, with protein MEIIINGQSREFSEPLSVQQLLSALFPDKAKGIAVAVNQSVIPKSTWDLHALQPHDRVMLITATQGG; from the coding sequence ATGGAAATTATCATCAACGGTCAATCACGCGAATTTTCTGAACCACTTTCGGTCCAGCAATTATTATCTGCCCTTTTTCCTGACAAGGCCAAAGGAATCGCAGTCGCTGTCAATCAGTCGGTTATTCCAAAATCGACCTGGGATTTGCACGCGCTGCAACCGCATGACCGTGTGATGCTGATCACTGCTACCCAAGGCGGCTAG
- the thiC gene encoding phosphomethylpyrimidine synthase ThiC: MKTEKTPQSGSVTTDPFPNSRKIYVKGNLHNVSVAMREIALTDTRLHGRAGQVEKNAPVTVYDTSGPFTDPNVEIDVKKGLPALRSEWIKARRDVEQLEGISSHYGQQRLSDPSLDALRFAHITKPLRAKSGANVSQLHYAKKGIITAEMEYIAIRENQRIQENLLELNGKAGSLAHQHRGHSFGANTPVKFITPEFVRSEVAAGRAVIPVNINHPESEPMIIGRNFLVKINANIGNSAVSSTIEEEVEKAVWACRWGADTIMDLSTGKNIHETREWIIRNSPVPIGTVPIYQALEKVNGKAEDLTWELFRDTLIEQAEQGVDYFTIHAGVLLRYIPLTAKRLTGIVSRGGSIMAKWCLAHHKENFLYTHFEEICEIMKAYDVAFSLGDGLRPGCIADANDAAQFSELETLGELTKIAWKHDVQTIIEGPGHVPMHLIKENMEKQLEHCQEAPFYTLGPLTTDIAPGYDHITSAIGAAMIGWFGTAMLCYVTPKEHLGLPNKKDVKDGVITYKIAAHAADLAKGHPGAQYRDNALSKARFEFRWEDQFNLSLDPETAKSFHDETLPAEGAKIAHFCSMCGPNFCSMKITQDVRDYADENGLNAEAITEGMEEKSREFASLGSQIYL; the protein is encoded by the coding sequence ATGAAGACTGAAAAAACGCCACAGAGCGGCAGTGTGACCACAGACCCGTTTCCGAATTCCAGGAAAATTTATGTAAAAGGCAACCTGCATAATGTGTCCGTTGCGATGCGGGAAATTGCACTAACCGACACGCGTTTGCATGGAAGAGCTGGTCAGGTAGAAAAAAATGCGCCAGTGACTGTTTACGATACAAGCGGCCCATTTACCGATCCTAATGTTGAAATTGATGTGAAAAAAGGACTGCCCGCTTTGCGATCGGAATGGATCAAAGCGCGCCGGGATGTGGAGCAATTGGAAGGCATCAGCTCCCATTACGGTCAGCAACGACTTTCAGACCCGTCTTTGGATGCATTGCGGTTCGCGCACATTACCAAGCCATTACGTGCCAAATCTGGTGCCAATGTTTCCCAATTGCACTATGCTAAAAAGGGCATCATTACGGCCGAAATGGAATACATTGCGATCCGCGAAAACCAGCGGATTCAGGAGAATTTATTGGAATTGAACGGTAAGGCGGGCTCGCTTGCGCATCAGCATCGCGGTCATAGTTTCGGCGCAAACACGCCGGTGAAGTTTATCACACCCGAATTTGTGCGTTCGGAAGTAGCAGCCGGTCGTGCCGTGATTCCCGTGAACATTAACCACCCGGAAAGTGAGCCTATGATCATTGGACGTAATTTTTTGGTAAAAATCAATGCGAACATTGGTAACTCTGCGGTTTCATCGACCATTGAAGAAGAAGTGGAGAAAGCCGTTTGGGCTTGTCGCTGGGGCGCTGACACGATCATGGATCTGTCCACCGGCAAGAACATTCACGAAACCCGCGAGTGGATTATCCGCAACTCACCCGTTCCCATCGGCACCGTTCCGATTTACCAGGCTTTGGAAAAAGTCAATGGTAAAGCCGAAGATCTGACCTGGGAGCTTTTCCGCGACACGCTTATCGAGCAAGCCGAACAGGGCGTAGATTATTTCACAATCCACGCCGGGGTTCTGCTTCGCTACATTCCGCTTACAGCCAAAAGATTGACCGGAATCGTTTCCCGAGGCGGCTCTATCATGGCCAAATGGTGTCTGGCGCATCACAAAGAAAATTTCCTTTATACGCATTTTGAGGAAATCTGTGAAATTATGAAAGCCTATGACGTAGCCTTTTCTCTGGGCGATGGCTTGCGTCCGGGTTGTATTGCGGATGCCAATGATGCTGCGCAGTTTTCAGAACTCGAAACATTAGGCGAGCTCACCAAAATTGCCTGGAAACATGACGTCCAAACCATTATCGAAGGTCCGGGGCATGTGCCGATGCATTTGATCAAAGAGAATATGGAAAAGCAACTGGAACATTGCCAGGAAGCGCCATTTTACACATTAGGACCATTAACAACCGACATTGCGCCTGGTTATGACCACATTACATCCGCGATCGGCGCGGCTATGATCGGCTGGTTTGGAACTGCTATGCTTTGCTATGTGACGCCGAAGGAACATTTGGGATTGCCCAATAAAAAGGACGTCAAGGATGGCGTAATCACTTACAAAATCGCTGCCCATGCGGCGGATCTGGCCAAAGGACATCCCGGTGCGCAATATCGCGACAATGCACTAAGTAAAGCCCGCTTTGAATTCCGTTGGGAAGATCAGTTCAACCTTTCGCTTGATCCCGAAACGGCGAAATCATTCCACGACGAAACACTTCCGGCAGAAGGCGCCAAAATTGCGCACTTCTGTTCCATGTGCGGACCGAATTTCTGCTCCATGAAAATCACGCAGGATGTACGCGATTATGCCGACGAAAATGGTCTGAATGCAGAAGCGATTACCGAAGGAATGGAGGAAAAATCGAGGGAGTTTGCAAGTCTCGGCAGCCAGATTTATTTATAA
- a CDS encoding SusD/RagB family nutrient-binding outer membrane lipoprotein, which yields MKKLFKVLYLAPAMFIASCDNGFEEMNVNPNASTEVVPGFLFTRAQLVTVSNNYTGAAYLTIGGSMQHFATYKEVPGAGDKYFNFGYSQGSWNLYGGDPVTQGAVIDIAQVIEAVSENAADVNKLSAARIWKAYLFHRLTDLYGDIPYSDAGKALSSQNFTPKYDTQQAIYADLLKELDESIAAFDAAQPTFGTSDLMFGGEIGKWKKFGYSLMLRLGMRLTEVDAAAAEIWVKKAIAGGVITTDADIATIAYVDGSITASRNFIAAGLMSTDYVSPGGDNVEGGKLAKTLIDHLKTTKDPRLNVISVVWTKASATAPYVADTATALQKGMPNAAFNSLPADFDSYSEPNPNTILKYNAPLLVFTPAEVHLLLAEAGLRGWYTATTPAAEYESAVMSGMKQWAAFGAGGVISDAKIAAYLKANPYKTAGTLAEKMEQIGTQKWVALFLEDEYEIWSNWRRTGYPKLTPTNYPGNLTGGKIPTRFVIPDSEEQYNKVNFYEARDRQGGVNTLSSLVWWDK from the coding sequence ATGAAAAAATTATTTAAAGTCCTATATCTGGCTCCGGCCATGTTTATTGCCTCCTGCGACAACGGTTTTGAAGAAATGAATGTGAATCCCAATGCATCAACCGAGGTGGTGCCGGGCTTTCTTTTCACGCGTGCGCAGCTGGTAACTGTCAGCAACAACTACACAGGCGCAGCCTATCTGACCATAGGAGGCTCCATGCAGCATTTCGCCACTTACAAAGAAGTGCCGGGTGCGGGTGACAAATATTTCAATTTTGGTTACAGTCAGGGCAGCTGGAATCTCTACGGAGGCGATCCGGTAACCCAGGGCGCTGTGATTGACATTGCGCAGGTGATTGAAGCAGTTTCAGAAAACGCAGCAGACGTAAACAAACTGTCGGCTGCCCGCATCTGGAAAGCTTACCTGTTTCACCGTCTGACTGACTTGTACGGCGATATCCCCTATTCTGACGCAGGAAAAGCACTTTCGAGTCAAAATTTTACGCCAAAATACGATACGCAACAGGCTATTTATGCAGATCTGCTGAAAGAGCTGGATGAGTCCATTGCAGCATTCGATGCAGCTCAGCCCACATTTGGCACATCGGATTTAATGTTTGGCGGCGAGATCGGGAAATGGAAAAAGTTTGGTTATTCATTAATGTTGCGTCTGGGCATGCGCCTTACGGAAGTGGATGCTGCTGCCGCTGAAATCTGGGTAAAAAAAGCCATTGCAGGCGGCGTAATAACCACCGATGCGGACATTGCGACGATTGCTTATGTGGACGGTTCCATCACGGCAAGCAGAAACTTTATTGCGGCTGGCTTGATGTCCACAGATTACGTTTCGCCGGGTGGCGACAATGTGGAGGGCGGGAAATTGGCCAAAACATTAATCGACCATTTAAAAACAACAAAAGATCCGCGTTTGAATGTGATTTCTGTTGTTTGGACAAAAGCTTCTGCAACTGCCCCTTATGTTGCCGACACAGCTACTGCCTTGCAAAAAGGAATGCCTAATGCTGCTTTCAACTCATTGCCTGCGGACTTTGACTCTTACTCCGAGCCAAACCCAAACACAATCCTGAAATACAATGCGCCGTTGCTGGTTTTCACCCCGGCAGAAGTTCACTTACTACTAGCCGAAGCTGGATTAAGAGGCTGGTATACAGCCACAACACCGGCTGCCGAATACGAAAGTGCAGTGATGTCAGGCATGAAACAATGGGCGGCTTTTGGAGCAGGCGGCGTTATTTCCGATGCCAAAATTGCCGCTTATTTGAAAGCAAATCCCTACAAAACTGCGGGAACATTGGCTGAGAAAATGGAACAGATCGGAACGCAGAAATGGGTGGCGTTATTCCTTGAAGATGAATATGAAATCTGGTCGAACTGGAGACGCACCGGATATCCCAAACTGACGCCAACGAACTATCCGGGAAACCTTACCGGCGGAAAGATTCCAACAAGATTTGTGATCCCGGATTCGGAAGAACAGTACAACAAAGTGAATTTTTACGAAGCACGGGACAGACAAGGCGGCGTAAACACGCTTTCGAGTTTGGTTTGGTGGGATAAATAA
- a CDS encoding RraA family protein produces the protein MRVQFFGVIALLAFNFSCPQSAQAQTMPKEELIFLTSEWKGERFPDGRPKVPDELINRAKNISIEEAWVVLQNEGYNCQFDGNWKILKDDIVITGRALTAQFMPSRPDVEKLVKDRGNKNGMLGNTNSWPIDKLSKGDVYVADGFGKIASGTLIGDNLGTSIFTKSGNGVVFDASVRDLEGLSKIEGFNAFVRDFDPSFLKDVFLTGINTPIRIGRAIVLPGDVVLAKKEGVIFIPAHMAEKVILTAEFLTLRDKFALQMLREGKFTPGQIDNQWTDQLKEAFLKWLDGNPKEIPMKRAELDEYMKKRTW, from the coding sequence ATGAGAGTACAATTTTTTGGTGTAATAGCCCTTTTAGCCTTCAATTTTAGCTGCCCGCAATCCGCTCAGGCGCAGACAATGCCCAAAGAAGAATTGATCTTCCTAACCTCCGAATGGAAGGGCGAACGCTTCCCGGACGGTCGTCCCAAAGTGCCTGACGAGCTCATTAACCGTGCCAAAAATATCTCGATTGAAGAGGCCTGGGTCGTGCTTCAAAATGAAGGTTATAACTGCCAGTTCGATGGAAACTGGAAGATTTTGAAAGATGACATTGTCATCACAGGCCGTGCTCTGACTGCCCAGTTTATGCCCTCCCGCCCGGATGTCGAGAAATTGGTGAAAGACCGTGGTAACAAGAACGGAATGTTGGGAAACACCAATTCCTGGCCTATCGATAAGCTTTCCAAAGGTGACGTTTACGTTGCAGACGGTTTTGGTAAAATCGCCAGCGGGACATTGATCGGCGACAATTTAGGAACGTCTATTTTTACTAAATCAGGCAATGGCGTGGTTTTCGACGCATCCGTTCGCGATTTGGAAGGCCTGTCTAAAATAGAAGGTTTCAATGCTTTTGTAAGGGATTTTGACCCTTCCTTTCTCAAAGATGTTTTCCTGACCGGCATTAACACTCCCATCCGCATTGGCCGGGCCATTGTGCTGCCGGGTGATGTGGTTTTAGCCAAAAAAGAAGGTGTGATCTTCATTCCTGCACATATGGCCGAAAAAGTGATTCTCACTGCCGAATTCCTCACATTAAGAGACAAATTTGCCCTCCAAATGCTCCGCGAAGGCAAATTCACGCCAGGGCAGATCGACAACCAATGGACCGACCAGCTAAAAGAAGCATTCCTCAAATGGCTGGACGGCAACCCAAAGGAAATCCCGATGAAGCGCGCCGAGTTGGATGAATACATGAAGAAAAGAACCTGGTAA
- a CDS encoding amidohydrolase/deacetylase family metallohydrolase has protein sequence MSNKLRLTCFALLLAITSVKAQQYSVVIKGGHVIDPKNNVNAIMDVALKGDTVMLVAKNIDAKEGKQVVNAKGLFVTPGLIDMHSHNFYGTKMDQTYSNGPNALPPDGFTFRTGVTTVVDAGCAGWKSFPDFKKQTIDISKTRVLAFLNIVGEGMRGGTYEQNVDDMDAAATAKVVKENPDYIVGIKLAHYNGYNWTPTERAVEAGKLANVPVMVDFGGSKPVLPIEELFMKRLRPGDIFTHCFGQLSSREPILDVATGKIKPFVMEARKKGIIFDVGYGGISFAFSQAIPAVKSGFYPNTISTDIHTGSMNNAMKDMLNVMSKFLAMGMDLPAVIKASTWAPAQAIHREELGNLSVGSRADVTVLRVLDGKFQLNDTGTFGFWDYTGTKIKGKQKLEAEVTIRAGKVVYDLNGLTEPLVLTKR, from the coding sequence ATGTCCAATAAATTACGCTTAACCTGTTTTGCGCTACTCCTCGCAATCACTTCCGTCAAAGCCCAGCAATATTCTGTGGTGATCAAAGGCGGCCATGTTATTGATCCCAAAAACAATGTGAACGCTATCATGGACGTTGCCCTGAAAGGTGACACGGTGATGCTTGTCGCCAAAAACATTGATGCCAAGGAAGGCAAGCAGGTTGTCAATGCAAAAGGACTGTTCGTAACGCCCGGGCTGATCGACATGCATTCCCACAATTTTTACGGCACAAAAATGGACCAGACTTACAGCAATGGTCCTAATGCGCTTCCGCCGGACGGTTTCACTTTCCGCACGGGCGTTACCACGGTTGTGGACGCAGGCTGCGCGGGCTGGAAGTCGTTTCCGGATTTTAAAAAACAAACCATTGACATATCAAAAACCCGCGTGCTTGCATTCCTGAACATTGTGGGAGAAGGCATGCGAGGCGGCACTTACGAGCAGAATGTGGACGATATGGATGCCGCTGCGACTGCGAAAGTGGTGAAGGAAAATCCGGATTACATTGTCGGCATAAAACTAGCGCATTACAATGGCTATAATTGGACACCCACAGAACGCGCAGTGGAAGCCGGGAAGCTCGCCAATGTGCCTGTAATGGTGGATTTTGGTGGTAGCAAGCCGGTTTTGCCTATTGAAGAACTATTCATGAAACGCCTTCGTCCGGGTGATATTTTTACACATTGCTTTGGCCAGCTAAGCAGCAGAGAGCCGATTCTGGACGTTGCAACGGGAAAGATCAAACCATTTGTCATGGAAGCGCGGAAGAAAGGGATTATTTTCGATGTAGGTTATGGCGGCATCAGCTTTGCATTTTCGCAGGCCATTCCGGCCGTGAAAAGTGGTTTTTACCCAAACACCATCAGCACAGACATTCACACCGGCAGCATGAACAATGCGATGAAAGACATGTTGAATGTGATGTCCAAATTCCTGGCTATGGGCATGGACCTTCCGGCGGTGATCAAAGCCAGCACCTGGGCTCCTGCGCAGGCAATTCATAGGGAAGAACTTGGCAATCTGTCTGTCGGCTCGCGAGCAGACGTGACCGTTTTGCGGGTTTTAGATGGTAAATTCCAATTGAATGACACGGGAACATTTGGCTTTTGGGATTATACCGGAACCAAGATAAAGGGTAAGCAAAAGCTTGAAGCAGAGGTGACTATCCGGGCCGGAAAAGTTGTTTACGATTTAAACGGACTCACAGAGCCGCTTGTTCTTACCAAAAGATAG
- a CDS encoding bile acid:sodium symporter family protein, producing MNVYKLLAGVAGLCLLVALFMALSGNLPQAGPFFIAFFLVLAVSFRGFEKLKGFTYTTVIFAAVTTALYYPQHFQSVNGFKLAALITPLIQIIMFGMGTSMSFGDFVGVVKMPKGVLIGVVSHFIIMPTIGFTLANLSGFPPEIAAGIILIGCSPNGMASNVISYLAKANLALSITITAISTMLAPIVTPLLMSLLAGAFVQIDTLHMMWDIIKMVIIPIGAGLLFNKFFSGKAKWLDDAMPIVSMAGIAFIIVIITAAGRDSLLTIGPTLLLLVLIHNLSGYTLGYWSGRLFKMSERDCRTIAIEVGMQNGGLASGIAKEMGKMATVGLAPAIFGPLMNITGSILASWWQGKPTGDEESYVETGRAH from the coding sequence ATGAATGTTTACAAGTTACTCGCCGGTGTTGCAGGTTTGTGTCTGCTCGTGGCGCTTTTCATGGCGTTATCCGGAAACCTGCCGCAAGCCGGACCATTCTTCATTGCATTTTTCCTCGTCTTAGCCGTCAGTTTCAGGGGTTTTGAAAAGCTCAAAGGTTTCACATATACGACCGTCATTTTCGCAGCAGTCACCACAGCCCTTTATTATCCGCAACATTTCCAATCGGTTAACGGCTTCAAACTGGCCGCATTGATCACCCCGCTCATCCAGATCATTATGTTTGGGATGGGCACATCCATGAGTTTTGGCGACTTTGTAGGCGTCGTAAAAATGCCAAAAGGTGTATTAATCGGTGTGGTAAGCCATTTTATCATTATGCCAACCATTGGATTTACATTGGCAAATCTAAGCGGATTTCCACCTGAGATCGCAGCCGGGATTATTCTCATTGGCTGCTCGCCAAACGGAATGGCGTCAAATGTAATTTCCTATCTGGCCAAAGCAAACCTGGCATTATCGATCACGATCACGGCTATTTCCACCATGCTCGCTCCTATCGTGACGCCGTTGCTAATGAGTTTACTGGCAGGCGCATTTGTCCAAATTGACACATTGCATATGATGTGGGACATTATAAAAATGGTGATCATCCCAATCGGCGCAGGATTGTTATTCAACAAGTTTTTCAGCGGCAAAGCCAAGTGGCTCGATGACGCTATGCCCATTGTTTCCATGGCCGGAATTGCATTTATCATCGTCATCATCACCGCAGCCGGACGCGACAGCCTCCTCACCATCGGACCAACATTACTCCTACTTGTGCTAATCCACAATTTATCCGGCTACACGCTAGGTTACTGGTCGGGCCGCTTATTCAAAATGAGCGAAAGAGACTGCCGCACCATAGCCATTGAAGTAGGCATGCAAAACGGAGGTCTGGCATCAGGCATCGCGAAGGAAATGGGAAAAATGGCCACTGTCGGGCTGGCACCAGCAATTTTTGGGCCGTTAATGAACATTACGGGGTCAATTCTGGCATCCTGGTGGCAAGGGAAACCAACTGGGGATGAGGAAAGTTACGTGGAGACGGGACGGGCGCATTAG
- a CDS encoding GNAT family N-acetyltransferase: MDLIIRSAAPKDLPSLLEIINHAILNTTAIYDYEARTMDEQREWFEKMFNDGMPVIVAEREGKVIGYGSYNIFRPKIGYKFSVEHSIYLDEKSRGLGVGGKLLGSLIQRAKESGLHSMIAGIDAANRGSIEFHKKYGFVEKGYLKEVGYKFNQWLDLVFMQLLLEED, from the coding sequence ATGGATCTTATTATAAGAAGCGCTGCTCCAAAGGATTTGCCATCCCTGTTAGAAATTATCAATCACGCCATTCTGAATACCACTGCCATTTATGATTACGAAGCCCGGACAATGGACGAGCAGCGGGAATGGTTCGAAAAAATGTTTAATGACGGCATGCCTGTCATTGTTGCAGAAAGAGAGGGGAAGGTGATCGGGTATGGCTCATACAACATCTTCCGTCCTAAAATTGGCTATAAATTCAGCGTGGAGCATTCCATTTATCTGGACGAAAAATCGAGAGGCCTGGGCGTAGGAGGGAAGCTTCTGGGCAGTCTGATCCAGCGCGCCAAAGAATCAGGCCTCCACAGCATGATCGCCGGCATCGACGCCGCCAACCGCGGCAGCATCGAATTTCATAAGAAATACGGCTTTGTGGAGAAGGGATATTTGAAGGAAGTTGGCTATAAATTTAATCAGTGGCTGGATCTGGTTTTCATGCAGTTGTTGTTGGAGGAGGATTGA
- a CDS encoding SusC/RagA family TonB-linked outer membrane protein codes for MSKTVQFHHALQKIMRITLYQAILAIVVSTFVQANDVRGQRVLEQKVTLRLANAEIDKALERIENVTKVKFMYNPQIFNNQKYTFKFQEEALSEVLGKILAPHKVTYEVVQDRIILKRETGAPETGTSSKDAPKRNVTGVVTDETGAGLPGVSVLVKGTQRGTSSDASGNYTMEIPDAEVASAVLIFSFVGYTSQEVPVGTQTTISVKLEPEAKALNEVVVTALGISKEKKALAYAVTEVKGSEFTQARENNVANALTGKIAGVNATGMSTGPGGSSRIIIRGNGSLSGNNQPLYVINGMPMDNSVPGGGNASDGNGNNTDRGDGIGGINPDDIESISVLKGGPAAALYGARAGNGVILITTKKGRAQKGIGVEFNSNFTTENLSIIPDWQYEYGQGVDGVKPLTQTQAKSSGRLSYGARMDGTDVIQFDGQMRPYSPQKDNLKNFYRTGTNYINSIAFTGGNDKINFRFGLNNTKSNSIVPNSDFTRRIANLNVNAFLGKKLSIETVVQYNIEDGHNRPKVGYADYNPHWATHLIANSVDIRSLSPGYDAVTGKEVEWNPVPAAPNPYFVINKFKNDDRKNRFLGQANIRYDILDNLFIKGSVSQDYYNFKYEFVVPNNNAYEPLGKYESNSTTSSETNGMLTLNYNKEFENFSFSALLGGNTQRNIYDEMAYRGAEFTIPGFYSFTNLATTTTTPKYLKSGINSVFASVDLGYKGLAYVTMSGRQDWFSVLNKSNNSIFYPAIGGTVILSEAIDMPAAISFAKVRASWAQVGAVNVDPYRIYQSYQMAQGGHNGRPVQQLASALVPNPDLRPLTSTTYEAGLEARFLNNRFGLDLTFYNRKTTNDIVQSNIAVSSGYTQALLNVGELSNKGVELLLTATPFRKNNFTWDISYNMAYNQSKIIKLADNLPSLSIGTGVGGGLINNVEGGTYGEVWGYNKKMDDNGNIVYNTASGYAVRGNLEKLGNGIPPLTMGITNNFKYKSFSLNILVDGKFGSVVYSNMYQYAYRFGLPKETLPGRETGVTVTGVTPEGAPFTKLWEKKDVDTYYDNDKNYTGIFTFNNDFIKLRQVILSYNLDVSKLSFLKLQAASVSLVGRNLLLLYKDKRNNYFDPESSYTNGNAQGLEAFGVPRTRSLGVNLTVKF; via the coding sequence ATGTCAAAAACAGTACAATTTCACCATGCTTTACAGAAAATCATGCGCATTACGCTGTATCAAGCCATACTCGCTATCGTCGTCAGCACGTTTGTGCAAGCCAATGACGTACGCGGTCAGCGAGTTTTAGAACAAAAAGTGACGTTGCGTTTAGCCAATGCCGAAATCGATAAGGCACTGGAAAGAATTGAGAATGTGACCAAGGTTAAGTTCATGTATAACCCTCAGATTTTCAATAACCAAAAATATACGTTCAAATTTCAGGAAGAGGCATTATCGGAAGTGCTGGGTAAAATCCTCGCCCCGCACAAAGTGACTTACGAAGTGGTGCAGGACCGCATCATTTTGAAACGCGAAACGGGAGCTCCCGAAACCGGCACTTCATCCAAAGACGCGCCTAAACGCAATGTAACAGGCGTGGTTACGGATGAGACGGGTGCCGGACTTCCCGGGGTTAGCGTTCTGGTAAAAGGAACACAACGCGGAACTTCTTCGGACGCAAGCGGTAATTATACGATGGAGATTCCCGATGCAGAAGTGGCCTCGGCTGTCCTGATTTTCAGCTTTGTGGGTTACACTTCGCAGGAAGTGCCGGTAGGAACGCAGACAACGATTTCTGTAAAACTGGAACCGGAAGCCAAAGCATTAAACGAAGTCGTGGTAACGGCCCTGGGTATTTCAAAAGAGAAAAAAGCGCTTGCCTATGCAGTAACCGAGGTTAAAGGGTCTGAATTTACACAAGCCCGCGAAAACAACGTAGCGAATGCGCTGACTGGTAAAATCGCCGGTGTGAATGCAACGGGAATGTCAACTGGACCGGGCGGATCGAGCCGCATTATTATTCGGGGTAACGGATCGTTGAGCGGAAACAACCAGCCATTGTATGTGATCAATGGTATGCCCATGGACAACAGCGTTCCGGGCGGTGGCAATGCATCGGATGGAAATGGAAATAACACAGACCGCGGCGACGGCATCGGCGGGATCAACCCGGACGACATTGAGTCGATCAGTGTTTTGAAAGGTGGCCCGGCAGCGGCTTTGTATGGTGCACGTGCCGGTAACGGTGTTATTTTGATCACTACAAAAAAGGGCCGGGCGCAAAAAGGCATCGGCGTAGAGTTCAACAGCAACTTTACAACGGAAAACCTTTCGATCATTCCCGACTGGCAATATGAATATGGCCAGGGTGTTGATGGTGTAAAACCATTGACTCAGACGCAAGCGAAAAGCTCGGGTCGTTTGTCTTACGGAGCCAGAATGGATGGCACGGATGTGATCCAGTTTGACGGCCAGATGCGTCCATATTCGCCTCAGAAAGACAACCTCAAAAACTTTTACAGAACCGGAACGAACTACATTAATTCCATCGCTTTCACAGGCGGCAACGACAAGATCAACTTTCGTTTCGGTTTGAACAATACAAAATCCAACAGCATTGTCCCCAATTCTGACTTTACCAGAAGGATTGCTAATTTGAATGTGAATGCTTTTTTGGGCAAAAAACTGAGCATTGAAACGGTTGTCCAATACAACATTGAAGATGGCCACAACCGTCCGAAAGTGGGTTATGCGGATTATAACCCGCACTGGGCAACACACCTGATCGCTAACTCGGTGGACATCAGAAGCCTTTCACCTGGTTATGATGCGGTTACAGGCAAAGAAGTTGAATGGAATCCCGTTCCGGCTGCGCCAAACCCTTATTTTGTAATCAATAAATTCAAAAACGACGACCGCAAAAACCGTTTCCTTGGGCAAGCAAACATTCGCTATGATATCCTGGACAACCTTTTCATCAAAGGGAGCGTGAGCCAGGATTACTACAATTTCAAATATGAATTCGTGGTTCCGAATAACAATGCTTACGAGCCATTGGGTAAATATGAGTCCAACAGCACGACCTCGTCCGAGACCAACGGAATGCTGACATTGAATTACAACAAAGAATTCGAAAATTTTAGCTTCTCTGCGTTGCTCGGTGGCAATACGCAAAGAAACATTTATGATGAAATGGCTTACAGAGGCGCGGAATTTACGATCCCCGGTTTTTACAGCTTTACCAATCTTGCCACAACCACCACCACACCGAAATATCTGAAAAGCGGCATTAACTCGGTTTTTGCATCGGTGGATTTGGGCTACAAAGGGCTGGCCTACGTGACTATGTCTGGCAGACAGGACTGGTTCTCGGTTTTGAACAAATCCAATAACAGCATCTTTTACCCGGCAATCGGTGGAACGGTGATCCTTTCAGAAGCTATTGATATGCCGGCTGCGATCAGCTTTGCCAAAGTACGCGCTTCATGGGCACAGGTAGGCGCTGTGAATGTGGATCCTTACAGAATTTACCAAAGCTATCAAATGGCACAAGGCGGGCATAATGGTCGTCCCGTGCAGCAGCTTGCTTCGGCCCTGGTTCCTAACCCGGATTTGCGTCCGCTTACATCTACGACTTATGAAGCTGGTTTGGAAGCGCGTTTCCTGAACAACCGTTTTGGTCTTGACCTTACATTTTACAACCGTAAGACAACCAATGACATTGTACAAAGCAACATTGCTGTGTCTTCCGGATATACGCAGGCACTGCTGAATGTGGGTGAACTGAGTAACAAAGGGGTTGAGCTTTTACTCACTGCAACACCTTTCCGCAAGAACAATTTCACCTGGGACATCAGCTATAATATGGCTTATAATCAGAGCAAAATCATCAAACTTGCCGATAACCTGCCCAGTCTAAGCATTGGAACGGGTGTGGGCGGAGGCTTGATCAATAATGTAGAAGGCGGCACTTACGGTGAGGTTTGGGGTTATAACAAAAAGATGGACGACAATGGCAACATTGTTTACAACACGGCCAGTGGCTACGCAGTAAGAGGTAATCTTGAAAAACTGGGCAATGGGATTCCTCCGTTGACCATGGGTATCACCAATAATTTCAAATACAAAAGCTTCTCACTGAACATTCTTGTCGATGGTAAATTCGGGAGCGTGGTTTACTCCAACATGTATCAGTATGCCTATCGTTTTGGTTTGCCAAAAGAAACACTTCCAGGCCGCGAAACTGGTGTGACCGTAACGGGTGTAACGCCGGAAGGAGCGCCATTTACCAAGTTGTGGGAGAAAAAAGATGTGGATACTTACTATGACAATGACAAAAACTACACGGGCATTTTCACTTTCAACAATGACTTCATCAAGCTGCGCCAGGTTATCCTGAGCTACAATTTGGATGTAAGCAAGCTTTCTTTCCTGAAACTGCAAGCTGCCTCAGTCTCCCTGGTGGGTCGTAACCTGCTGCTGCTTTACAAAGACAAGCGCAACAATTATTTCGATCCGGAATCGAGCTATACCAATGGCAATGCGCAAGGGCTGGAAGCATTCGGGGTTCCGAGAACGAGAAGTCTGGGTGTGAACCTAACAGTGAAGTTTTAA